The genomic DNA GCAAAGCGGAAAGCCTTGCAAGCGGCGCAGCAACAGGACGCGAATGGAGCTGGACCGCCTCCTGGGGTCGGAGGATGAGAAGGGAACCTGTTTTCCTTTGCGATTCCGAGGGCAAAGCGAATCTGTCTCTGCTCGGCGTTTTGTGCTTTTCACTTGTAAACAGGCTGCTGGCGTGCTGGCCGGCTCATCTTGGTCCAGAGGAGGAACTTGTCAAGCGCCACTGTGTGAGGTTCTTGTGTTACGCTCCTTTGCGTGAAATCGCAAGCACACATTTTTCGAGGCTCTTTCAGACAAAGGTCGCAGCACACACTTGATGCAGGATTTCTCGACATACAAATTAGCCACGTTGCTCTCAAGTGGCCGCTTCCAGAGAATCTACCCTATCAGCTGGCACCCCAGGCTGCTCTCAGGCGGCGCTCCGCGACTCATTACTGAACAGTTCAAAGCTGCACACCATTTCAAAATTCTGTTCTAATCTGAAAAGAATTACCCTTCCCCGTTAGCTGCCGTGGCGTTTTCGCAAGCTAGAAGTCTACAGTGACCACTCCACGCTCGATGCTGAAAAACTTCGCTTTGCCGTCACGGAGGGCTGATGTGGCTGCTGACGAGCAGTCCCAGCTGATTGTGCGCATCACCAGATGTGCCGTTGGAAacgagaacgaaaaaggcaTGAATATACGCTGGAATACGCCAACAAGCTACTGCGGCAGATGACAGCGTGagactttcttcttcactggGAGACCTTTGTACAGTGGAACGCTTGGCCGCTCCGACTCTGAAGTTTGAACCATGTACCCTGCGTTGTTGTCGCCCACACTATGACGGGTCTTTCTTTACACCTGATCTGTCGAGCTCACACAGAGACAACTGCAAGGCATTGCTACATTCCATCGTACATCAGGTCGAGAAGATTCTGTTCAACAAGCTCTAAAATGCGTTCGAAGAACTTGGCGCGGCACTTTGGATCGTACATAAGCCCGTGGCTGCCGTCGAGCACGCCGATGCGGTTGCCGTCGTCCTGTTGCAAACCAGAACCGGGGGCGATGCCTGCGTCCGATCCAGCTTTACCGGTTGACTCTCTGTCGAGGGGTTTTACGGTATCGGTATCGCGCGGCGTACATTCCGCAGTGCTTGCATCGCCTCTCTTGTTGGCTGAGGTGTCGCTGCGGCCATATGAGCAAAGCTTCGATGGGTCTTTCCGTTCGGTTCGTGTGGCGGAAGGTCCCTCGACCAAGGAAAACCAATTGACAAAGTGCGATGGACTCTGGAGCTTCAGATCATCTCGCGCTCGAAAAACAGAGCATGGCACACCTGAGCAGCGtacacagaaaaacagagggtGCAAACACACTGTACATCGAGACTGTGTGTCTGGTCGTTGGGGAAgacttttgtctctcgccaTGGGAAAGTCTCAAGGAAGACTTCGAATGAAGACCTGGAGAATAGACCCCGGAAACGAGAAGTTGTTTCCGCCTCACCTGAGACCTGCTGAATCCGCGTGTTTACCTATTGTCTTGACTGTTCCCCGACCTTAGCGTGCCACGAAGAGCGATCTCGTTTTTGCCGCTATATAGTCTGCACTCAAAAGTTTTCTGTCCCACTGCACTTTCTACTGAccgagaggcgcgtctctcttggtAGGAATGTATTCGTCCAGCAGCAAGTGGTCGGCGCGCAAGAGCTTGCCGTAAGCTGCCCAGAGATCGGGCTGGAAGAGGATTTCATTGCAGCTCCATCCCCGAAGCTCCTCCTGCAATTTAGAGCATACTACAAAAACAGGACTTGGTTGGCGAAGAGACTAGACGCACATATCTGCCTGATATAGATCGGTGTGGCTGCATAGAGATTATCGTATGGATGCTGATCCGCAGGCATGTGCGCTACTCGTTCCATGGTGTTAACTGCAGACGCTCCTGAATGGTTGATTGGAGGTCTTGATGTCTTAGCCAATTGTAGTATCCTTACCGACGAAAATAAGCGTTTGAGGGTTTACTCAGAGGCTGACTGATGTGTGTGAATGCGCAACTGTGTTTAGTACACGCCCCGCACGCATATAAGACAGTTTCTGGGAAAATATCTGGCATCAACGCTTGGGCATGCCTCTGCCTGCGACAGGGCCACGTTGGCGAAAGGTGAATTCTAGTTGCTTTCTTTTCAAGTTCAAGAATATACTCTCACGCGCAGACGAGGTCGACGCTTCACCCCGTACCTGGAATTCTGAATCGCTGAGatgccgcgtttccctccaAGGTCGCTCGCTGGGCGGAGTATCAGGGCTGACCATGGAAGCAAGAATCATTCGACCTGGGAGCCGGAACTTGGTgtcagtctctctcctctttgcgaTCGCGCAGGCAAGCTCGTAGGCAACCCAAGACCCCATGGAGTATCCCACCAGGACATACGGTACGCGCGAGGAGACCTGACATTGGGTGACAACGTACCACTCTTGCTGAGCGATGAGTAGTCGATGTGGTACAGAGGAACAGACATGGCTCTAGTGATCTACATCGAGTCCCTGCTGCCTTTTCGTAGCGGAGGCAACGATCCGCTGCCAAGTGTTCAGCTTTAGCTCCCGTGCAGTTTCCCTCCACAGGCGGGTGAGATGCACCATCCGACGGCTTCCTAGAAGTGTTTGAACGGAACAGAAACTCAACAGATCGAGTTTCGTTCAGTTCTTGTTCTTGACTCCAGCGGGTTATGGCACTTACTAAAGGAGCGATGACATCGAGGAGCTGCGCGACGCAGTTCTGTATTGTTGTGGGGACAGGTTCTTTACTCCGAAGACTTCGGCCTGGCAGCTGCACGGCAAGCAGCTGTACATCTTCCTTCTCACAGAAGGTAACAAGGGGATTAACGGTGGGCGCTTTCGGAGTCCCAACACCAGTCCACACGGTCAAATCCATTCCTGCCGTCGCACACGCACAAAATGCGGGTGGACATGCATTTGGAAACTCCGTACTCTGGGGGGATACTTTTGACATCGATGGTAAGAACATCACATCCAAAAAAGTGCACCCGTTGTCGTTACTGCGAAAGAACGCTTCGGGCGCTCGCACAACCGGGGCTCCAGGCGACAGAACTGTAGATATAGATGTACCCGCACGATCTGTGTTTCGTCATGCCTTTTTGGCAGATGCACGAACGGAGAGTGATTAGGAAGCTCTACGCTGCCTGGGCACTCAACAGAGCGAAGAAGTACGTTTGGATAAGCGCGCTCTCACCAGCTCCATGAAAGCAAAAAATTCGCATTGTTGGATTCTCTTTCAGTTCTCGCGGGACGCAGCGTGGAAACCACTTGTTGAAATCTGGATGTGGAACTCGTATTTGGTTCGGACTGTCCATCTTCGAGATTAGGGTGTGTAGCGCGCGAAACGTGGACTACACCAGGATACATACGGCCAATTGAGACAATCTCTTCGTTCCTTGTTTCCAGTGCAGACTGGCGTATCGTGACAGGGAGCATCACGACTTGTCTGCTCGCTGCATTAAGAAAACAATCTAGACAGATTTTTTCCGGCAGGCAAGATCGACGTCTCGAGCTTCACccagaaaagaggcagaaagcaaTGGGAAGACACTGGACAGGAGGTTCTCCACGCCTAATGAAAACAGTGGATATCTGTTAACGCGCACAGAGGCAAGAAGTCTGGAAACCGGTTGTCGGCAACATCAGACCTACGCAATGTCTGGCAAGCGCAACTGCTCCAAGCTGGCCAACCTTCAGATACTTTGGTCCTGCATGCAGGGATTGATAGATGGATCCCTCAAGTCGTTTGTGGCAGAGGCCAAAAACAGGGAGAGCGCGAAAAAAGATCGCTGTCGCGTGTATACCGTGCGGGAGACATGCGTAGTCCCAATCCTCCACCGGCCAAAGTGCCTTCTTCACCAGATATCGCCCCGGCCACTCTCAACCGCACAGCGCCCTTCCAGCGTGTCGTACTCACTCTTTTTGACATCATTTCTTTAACAAATTATGTACAAGGACAATCGTACCGGATGAGTTGCAGTTTCGCTTCCTGACACGCAGCCACTACCACAGTCCCGAACAGGCGCTCATCCGTTGTAGTCTAGGTGGTTAGGATACGCGGCTCTCACCCGCGCGACCCGGGTTCAAGTCCCGGCGACGGaactcttctttttctctctccttgcttcACCGGAAACACCGAATTTACGCCTAAGTCATTTATTTGCACCTCTGAGAATTGCGAGGGACACTGGAGCGACGGCCATTGTACGCGCACAGACGAGAGCCTGAGAGCAGTTGTGTTCTAAAAGTCGCAGTGTACGTTTCCTGTGGAAGCGGTATGTGTGATGCCTTACATCGTCCGTTGTTTCCTGTTTGCAATCACACTGTAATTGCTATTAGTAATTTGCAAGGCACTGTGTCAGTTGCGTTGGTTTCCGTGATGGGGAAGGACCGCAACGAAGTTTTGGTTGAAGCATGTGGTCCTTGTTTGCACGCTacagaaacggaggaacTGTTCAAGGactgctttcctctcgctaCACGCAGGTGCTCAGAAATCCAAAGATTTCTGGAACTGGTCATATGTGCTCTCGATGCTTTTTGTTCGCGGGGTTTGTACTACAAATCCATGCATGGCGTCCTCGAGCGCCACATGCCAGATAGAAACCCCGCACTCTGATAACACTATAGTCGCCCGGCTTTTtacgaaacagaaacacacgaAATGCTGAAAAAAAGCGACGAGAGTGAAGGACAACGCCGCTGCAGAGTCGTGTACAGTACAAAGTTTTTGCCTACACGAAAGAAGTGGATCTGCGGTCACGTGTCTCCTGGTCGGAGCCCGTCGGAACAACAGGCGGACACATGAGACTGACATGTTCGACGAAAATCTGGAAGATCGTGCCTGGTAAGAGCTTCGTCTCGAGTCCGACGCCTGTTACAtgtccttcttcgcctctgcctgGTGACAAAAGCACACGTTGGAAAAGTGCACGCCACATCCGTactgtgtgtttctctccccacCCCTTGTTCTGTTCCTCTACCGTGTCTTTCCtatccttttctttccttcccggcTCGCCCTCTCATactttgcttctctgcctttccctcaCGACGTACTtgctcctccttcttcttcagtgcGCGTTTGCGAATCGACAGACACCGTGGAAGGTATGCGGCTTCCCAGACCTTCCGGGGGACAGCGTTGGACAGCCAAATGATGCATCGATGGACGCAATAGGGGGAGATGGTTGTAGGGCCTCGCATGCTCCCGTTCTCGATTGCTGCCATAGCACTTTTGGCGTAtctgaaggagagaaaggaaaacggcaaGCACTCTGcaaggcgaaaaaagaaacacactG from Neospora caninum Liverpool complete genome, chromosome VIII includes the following:
- a CDS encoding GK18150, related, with product MEHCPLLQLGVTVLGLALLAYASLSIVRRVFKTLFSRKFQLVKFGEWAVVTGATDGIGKAMAIELAKRGMKVFLVSRNPERLRQTEQDLQSAVPSVKGVKSLAIDFSEGTTESLFQKLDAALQNLDVGILVNNVGISYPHAMFYDELDLHTLDQLINVNVRSTLVTTRVVYPGMVTRKRGAIICVGSGASEIASDPLYCAYSATKAAAESFCRSLQPECASKNILVQCHVPLLVTTKLSKMRKASLMTPSTETYAKSAMAAIENGSMRGPTTISPYCVHRCIIWLSNAVPRKVWEAAYLPRCLSIRKRALKKKEEQVRRMDLTVWTGVGTPKAPTVNPLVTFCEKEDVQLLAVQLPGRSLRSKEPVPTTIQNCVAQLLDVIAPLVSSRVPYVLVGYSMGSWVAYELACAIAKRRETDTKFRLPGRMILASMVSPDTPPSERPWRETRHLSDSEFQEELRGWSCNEILFQPDLWAAYGKLLRADHLLLDEYIPTKRDAPLGVPCSVFRARDDLKLQSPSHFVNWFSLVEGPSATRTERKDPSKLCSYGRSDTSANKRGDASTAECTPRDTDTVKPLDRESTGKAGSDAGIAPGSGLQQDDGNRIGVLDGSHGLMYDPKCRAKFFERILELVEQNLLDLMYDGM